From the Lathyrus oleraceus cultivar Zhongwan6 chromosome 4, CAAS_Psat_ZW6_1.0, whole genome shotgun sequence genome, one window contains:
- the LOC127135815 gene encoding eukaryotic translation initiation factor 4 gamma-like, whose translation MNLFSKIDPLEVIAHYLQDQASQGIDISDFSVGWLLEYPPNFMKRMREPSERKSKKKTLKLGEPSVTRTPVPLDSFTSTLLLNEPISPPSSTPSSPPYYDLSSDADQPNTPDPSSPTLAQLQDTSTSEQTLSVPETYEPTPSLSAPSSAPSLTLPTSEPPTEPFDTTPIPSNPINPTSEPEPTFLTLEESFALFSECSIVKLRTLSEQSSLSDNPSERLKARLAKEVEEKARREAEEKARLEAEEKARKEAEEKVVASAKADAEEASHIAAEEAAKSTEVALTRGESSTSDITMLVL comes from the exons ATGAACCTTTTCTCCAAGATAGATCCCCTAGAGGTTATTGCTCATTACCTTCAAGACCAGGCGTCTCAAGGTATCGATATCTCAGATTTCTCTGTGGGTTGGCTACTAGAATATCCACCcaacttcatgaagaggatgaGAGAGCCCTCTGAGAGGAAGTCGAAGAAGAAGACTTTGAAGTTGGGAGAACCTTCAGTAACCAGAACGCCTGTGCCTCTGGACTCTTTTACCTCAA CCTTACTTCTTAATGAACCCATTTCACCTCCCTCTTCAACTCCCTCATCTCCACCATACTACGACCTTTCCTCTGACGCTGATCAGCCAAATACTCCTGACCCTTCATCTCCAACCTTGGCTCAACTCCAAGACACATCAACCTCTGAACAGACCTTGTCTGTCCCAGAAACCTATGAACCTACACCATCTTTATCCGCACCTTCTTCAGCACCCTCATTAACCCTACCAACTTCTGAACCTCCCACTGAACCTTTTGATACCACCCCAATTCCCTCTAACCCCATTAATCCAACATCTGAACCCGAACCAACCTTCCTAACCCTGGAAGAGTCATTTGCTTTATTTTCAGAATGCTCAATTGTGAAGCTCAGAACACTGTCTGAACAATCCAGTCTAAGTGATAATCCTTCTGAA AGACTAAAGGCACGTCTGGCCAAGGAAGTTGAAGAGAAAGCACGCcgagaagctgaagaaaaggcTAGGCTGGAAGCTGAAGAGAAGGCGAGAAAGGAAGCCGAAGAAAAAGTTGTCGCTTCTGCTAAAGCTGATGCTGAAGAAGCATCACACATTGCTGCAGAGGAAGCTGCTAAGTCTACTGAAGTTGCTCTGACTCGAGGTGAGTCATCAACATCTGACATCACTATGTTGGTGCTCTAG